From Candidatus Zixiibacteriota bacterium, the proteins below share one genomic window:
- a CDS encoding NADH-quinone oxidoreductase subunit B: protein MGLEERLPDGIILTTAEKVINWGRTKSMWPFGFGLACCAIEMISTFSPKYDMARFGMEVMRASPRQADLMIVAGRVSNKMAPVLKRLYEQMPNPKWVIAMGACASCGGVFNNYAILQGVDKIVPVDIYVPGCPPRPEQLIDGIVKLHELVKQSKIKESEKKTA, encoded by the coding sequence GTGGGATTAGAAGAAAGACTCCCGGATGGAATCATCCTGACGACGGCCGAGAAGGTGATCAACTGGGGTCGCACCAAATCGATGTGGCCGTTTGGTTTTGGTCTGGCCTGTTGTGCGATCGAGATGATTTCGACCTTTAGCCCCAAATACGATATGGCGCGGTTCGGCATGGAAGTCATGCGCGCCTCGCCACGTCAGGCGGATCTGATGATTGTCGCGGGGCGGGTCTCGAACAAAATGGCACCGGTCTTGAAGCGGTTGTATGAACAGATGCCCAACCCGAAATGGGTGATTGCGATGGGTGCCTGCGCGTCGTGCGGCGGCGTATTCAACAACTACGCAATTTTGCAGGGCGTCGACAAGATCGTCCCGGTGGATATTTACGTGCCCGGCTGTCCGCCGCGGCCGGAGCAGTTGATTGACGGGATCGTCAAACTGCATGAATTGGTGAAACAGTCAAAGATCAAGGAATCGGAGAAGAAGACCGCTTAG